Proteins found in one Zea mays cultivar B73 chromosome 1, Zm-B73-REFERENCE-NAM-5.0, whole genome shotgun sequence genomic segment:
- the LOC542250 gene encoding indole-3-acetate beta-glucosyltransferase codes for MAPHVLVVPFPGQGHMNPMVQFAKRLASKGVATTLVTTRFIQRTADVDAHPAMVEAISDGHDEGGFASAAGVAEYLEKQAAAASASLASLVEARASSADAFTCVVYDSYEDWVLPVARRMGLPAVPFSTQSCAVSAVYYHFSQGRLAVPPGAAADGSDGGAGAAALSEAFLGLPEMERSELPSFVFDHGPYPTIAMQAIKQFAHAGKDDWVLFNSFEELETEVLAGLTKYLKARAIGPCVPLPTAGRTAGANGRITYGANLVKPEDACTKWLDTKPDRSVAYVSFGSLASLGNAQKEELARGLLAAGKPFLWVVRASDEHQVPRYLLAEATATGAAMVVPWCPQLDVLAHPAVGCFVTHCGWNSTLEALSFGVPMVAMALWTDQPTNARNVELAWGAGVRARRDAGAGVFLRGEVERCVRAVMDGGEAASAARKAAGEWRDRARAAVAPGGSSDRNLDEFVQFVRAGATEK; via the exons ATGGCGCCGCATGTCCTCGTCGTGCCCTTCCCCGGTCAGGGACACATGAACCCCATGGTACAGTTCGCCAAGAGGCTGGCATCCAAGGGCGTGGCCACCACGCTCGTCACCACCCGCTTCATCCAGAGGACTGCCGACGTGGACGCGCACCCAGCGATGGTCGAGGCCATCTCCGACGGGCACGACGAGGGAGGGTTCGCGTCGGCCGCGGGCGTTGCCGAGTACCTGGAGAAGCAGGCGGCCGCCGCGTCGGCGTCGCTGGCGTCGCTCGTCGAGGCACGCGCGTCGTCTGCGGACGCCTTCACGTGCGTCGTGTACGACTCGTACGAGGACTGGGTGCTGCCCGTGGCGCGGCGAATGGGCCTGCCCGCCGTCCCCTTCTCCACGCAGTCGTGCGCCGTCAGCGCCGTGTACTACCACTTCAGCCAGGGGAGGCTTGCCGTGCCTCCGGGGGCGGCCGCGGACGGCAGCGACGGTGGTGCTGGTGCCGCCGCCCTGAGCGAGGCGTTCCTGGGGCTGCCGGAGATGGAGAGGTCGGAGCTCCCGTCGTTCGTGTTCGACCATGGTCCGTACCCGACCATCGCCATGCAAGCGATTAAACAGTTCGCTCATGCGGGAAAGGATGACTGGGTGCTGTTCAACTCGTTCGAAGAACTGGAAACCGAG GTTTTGGCTGGCCTGACAAAGTACCTGAAGGCCCGAGCCATCGGCCCATGCGTGCCGCTGCCCACCGCTGGAAGGACCGCCGGCGCCAATGGCCGGATCACCTACGGGGCCAACCTGGTGAAGCCGGAGGATGCGTGCACCAAGTGGCTAGACACCAAGCCCGACCGCTCCGTGGCCTACGTCTCCTTCGGCAGCCTCGCGTCCCTGGGCAACGCCCAGAAGGAGGAGCTCGCGCGCGGCCTCCTCGCCGCCGGCAAGCCGTTCCTGTGGGTGGTGAGGGCCAGCGACGAGCACCAGGTCCCGCGCTATCTCCTGGCCGAGGCGACGGCGACGGGCGCCGCGATGGTCGTGCCCTGGTGCCCGCAGCTGGACGTGCTGGCGCACCCGGCCGTGGGCTGCTTCGTCACCCACTGCGGTTGGAACTCCACGCTGGAGGCGCTCAGCTTCGGCGTGCCTATGGTGGCGATGGCGCTGTGGACGGACCAGCCGACCAACGCTCGGAACGTCGAGCTCGCCTGGGGCGCGGGCGTGCGCGCGCGCCGCGATGCTGGCGCGGGCGTGTTCCTTCGCGGGGAAGTGGAGCGGTGCGTGCGCGCCGTCATGGACGGGGGCGAGGCGGCGTCTGCTGCACGCAAGGCGGCGGGGGAATGGAGGGACAGGGCTCGCGCGGCGGTGGCACCCGGTGGCAGCTCTGACCGCAACCTGGACGAGTTCGTGCAGTTTGTGCGCGCCGGCGCCACGGAGAAGTGA